A genomic segment from Melanotaenia boesemani isolate fMelBoe1 chromosome 9, fMelBoe1.pri, whole genome shotgun sequence encodes:
- the LOC121646044 gene encoding formin-like protein 5, whose protein sequence is MRKALNCRTSELDSDQEIDLVRPKRKRKLINRFESDSEDEEAQPSLKSKPDKLSPQTAPPVPPPHRSSAPPVPPPRRSSAPPVPPPHRSSAPPVPPPRRSSAPPVPPPRRSSPPPVSPPHRSSPPPVLPPYRSSSSPPPLALGQSPVPHRSASSSAASRYSMPSRKLPLHRVTFCLNNLVSEVLLRGQFRVLRRVSDQPEYVSAFVSGGLLVDLLTGLPGSRTSSNLSRKSGE, encoded by the exons ATGAGAAAGGCTTTAAACTGTCGAACATCAGAACTGGATTCTGATCAGGAAATAGACTTGGTGCGCCCCAAGAGAAAACGCAAGCTGAT CAACCGCTTTGAGTCAGACAGTGAGGATGAAGAGGCTCAGCCATCTTTAAAATCTAAGCCAGATAAATTATCACCACAGACTGCACCAccagttcctcctcctcatcgtTCATCTGCACCACCAGTTCCACCTCCTCGCCGGTCATCTGCACCACCAGTTCCACCTCCTCATCGTTCATCTGCACCACCAGTTCCACCTCCTCGCCGGTCATCTGCACCACCAGTTCCACCTCCTCGCCGGTCATCTCCGCCACCAGTTTCACCTCCTCATCGGTCATCACCGCCACCAGTTTTACCTCCTTACCggtcatcttcatcacctccaccTTTAGCACT AGGCCAGAGCCCAGTACCTCATCGGTCTGCATCAAGCTCAGCAGCATCTCGCTATTCAATGCCATCCCGTAAGCTGCCTCTGCATCG agtaactttttgcctcaacaatCTGGTGTCAGAAGTGCTCCTGCGTGGTCAGTTTCGGGTTTTACGACGGGTGTCTGATCAACCTGAGTACGTCTCAGCTTTTGTTTCTGGGGGACTCCTCGTGGATCTCCTTACTGGCCTGCCAGGATCTCGAACATCTTCCAACCTGTCAAGGAAGTCTGGTGAGTGA